A region of Candidatus Eremiobacterota bacterium DNA encodes the following proteins:
- a CDS encoding YgeY family selenium metabolism-linked hydrolase, whose product MTMAETVEHFLRNNETSMLDFLRRMIAIKSPSAQEKEMAECVFAEMKKLGYQHVRIDGTGNVIGELGQGEGSMLLSAHMDTAGVADPSQWSHPPYEGKIDGGRIYGRGAGDNKGALAAMVYGAKLWSEIHGMPGHRVLVGATVLEEDADGYGMQALLDELPRKPALVMVGKPTNGSLFRGHRGRMEVRIDIRGKGCHASTPEKGDNALYTAARVLAALEDLAGKLPDDPFLGKASLAATVLEVSPGKFNMVPDEVMICVDRRLTAGETIDSALEGIRGAMPFPGVKVSCHLYQNKAWTGKSIELEKYFPSWVLPEEHPAVKAAIEAGSSSLGRPLSVGKWTVSTDGVGSMGRHGIPTVGYGPGERRVIDDHQEIGALLDAVKYYGAFCSAAGKLL is encoded by the coding sequence ATGACAATGGCAGAAACGGTGGAGCACTTTCTCAGGAACAACGAGACCTCAATGCTGGATTTTCTCAGGCGCATGATTGCGATAAAAAGCCCTTCAGCCCAGGAGAAAGAGATGGCAGAGTGCGTCTTTGCGGAGATGAAAAAGCTTGGTTACCAGCATGTGCGTATTGACGGCACCGGGAACGTCATCGGCGAGCTGGGCCAGGGAGAGGGCTCCATGCTCCTCTCAGCCCACATGGATACGGCCGGTGTGGCAGATCCCTCGCAGTGGAGCCATCCTCCCTACGAGGGGAAAATTGACGGGGGCAGGATTTATGGCCGCGGGGCCGGCGACAACAAGGGAGCCCTGGCGGCAATGGTTTACGGGGCAAAACTCTGGAGCGAGATCCATGGCATGCCGGGACACAGGGTCCTGGTGGGAGCCACGGTGCTTGAAGAGGATGCTGACGGCTATGGCATGCAGGCCCTCCTTGACGAGCTGCCGCGCAAGCCTGCTCTTGTGATGGTAGGGAAGCCGACAAACGGGTCATTATTCAGGGGCCACAGAGGCAGGATGGAGGTCCGGATTGACATCAGGGGAAAAGGCTGCCATGCGAGCACGCCCGAGAAGGGGGATAATGCGCTCTACACTGCTGCCCGTGTTCTTGCGGCGCTTGAAGATCTGGCAGGAAAGCTTCCTGATGACCCCTTCCTGGGGAAAGCCTCCCTTGCCGCCACAGTCCTCGAGGTGAGCCCTGGAAAATTCAACATGGTCCCTGATGAGGTGATGATCTGCGTGGACAGGAGGCTCACGGCCGGCGAGACCATCGATTCCGCGCTTGAAGGGATAAGGGGCGCCATGCCTTTCCCCGGTGTCAAGGTGAGCTGTCATCTTTACCAGAACAAGGCATGGACTGGAAAAAGCATAGAGCTGGAAAAATATTTCCCTTCATGGGTCCTCCCCGAGGAGCATCCCGCCGTGAAAGCGGCCATTGAGGCCGGCTCGTCATCCCTGGGAAGGCCCCTCAGTGTGGGAAAATGGACGGTCTCGACAGACGGCGTGGGGAGCATGGGGCGCCACGGGATTCCCACGGTAGGCTATGGGCCGGGCGAGCGAAGGGTGATCGATGATCACCAGGAAATCGGAGCCCTTCTCGATGCGGTAAAGTACTACGGCGCCTTCTGCAGCGCCGCGGGAAAGCTGCTCTAA
- a CDS encoding DNA-deoxyinosine glycosylase: MTRIVSFPPVCGPRARTLILGTMPGEASLRIREYYGHPRNQFWQIIGSIAGFDYRIPYEERLKALVREHLALWDVVAECRREGSLDSAIKDEQPNGIRDFLAERPLIKKILFNGGPAQRLFRRHFNDILCSEDYCSVVMPSTSPACARYTFEEKLERWRRALLPLP; encoded by the coding sequence ATGACACGCATAGTCAGCTTTCCCCCCGTCTGCGGACCTCGTGCAAGGACTCTTATCCTCGGCACCATGCCGGGCGAGGCATCGCTGAGAATCAGAGAATACTACGGGCACCCCCGGAATCAGTTCTGGCAGATCATCGGCTCCATCGCGGGCTTCGATTACCGCATCCCTTACGAGGAGAGGCTCAAGGCCCTGGTGAGGGAGCATCTGGCACTCTGGGACGTGGTGGCTGAATGCAGACGCGAAGGGAGCCTCGATTCGGCCATCAAAGATGAGCAGCCCAACGGGATCAGGGATTTCCTGGCTGAACGCCCCTTGATAAAGAAGATCCTCTTTAACGGCGGCCCTGCCCAGAGGCTCTTCCGGAGGCATTTTAACGATATCCTCTGCAGCGAGGACTATTGCTCCGTGGTGATGCCTTCCACGAGCCCTGCCTGTGCGCGGTACACCTTTGAAGAAAAGCTTGAAAGATGGCGCAGGGCCCTCCTGCCTCTTCCTTGA
- a CDS encoding type II secretion system F family protein yields the protein MKEQGFTLVEILVALGLVTITVVFAAVAISQSHKALVHARQIQAATLYGQGLVEETEASPPSPSGLPTTDIDQSLVIGAKECKLTRTVSLVETRGFIRAEDKHEALKLLEGRGMRVRMLIEEEASPAPAPVKAPPMRIALKPDAPAEAPPLRMAIKHDPHAEAPPLRMAIKHDPHAEAPPLRIETKPGTPGKAPPAPEAGPVQQKTLPRSSPGEVIGPVTLRPAAHQAHRKERAAVTEARPPSKEGGAFSLSRLFPIPSQEFLTFFTQMAFLYKTGIPLARGLTLMAQQIGHDYFREIIEAVQRKVEQGSSFTAALCGYQEIFSKTCITLLHSGEASGQLENMLFKAAALKEKEIKLARQLSQAATYPLVVFAAIVIFVAIMGKVLMVNVLPILTTGKVKLPWFTGLLIGGYKIASSPLFLLALAVRPSLPGRRYRCSGPH from the coding sequence GTGAAAGAGCAGGGATTTACCCTTGTTGAGATCCTTGTGGCTCTGGGACTCGTGACCATTACGGTGGTCTTTGCTGCAGTCGCCATCTCTCAGAGCCATAAAGCCCTTGTCCATGCAAGACAGATACAGGCGGCAACGCTCTATGGTCAGGGCCTGGTGGAGGAGACCGAGGCCTCGCCGCCTTCACCTTCGGGCCTTCCCACTACCGACATTGACCAGTCGCTTGTCATCGGGGCGAAAGAATGCAAGCTCACAAGGACAGTCTCCCTTGTGGAGACAAGGGGCTTCATCAGGGCGGAGGATAAGCACGAGGCTCTGAAGCTCCTTGAGGGACGAGGCATGAGAGTGAGAATGCTTATAGAGGAGGAGGCTTCTCCCGCTCCAGCTCCCGTTAAAGCGCCGCCCATGCGTATCGCCTTGAAGCCTGATGCCCCCGCCGAAGCACCTCCTCTGCGCATGGCGATAAAGCATGATCCCCATGCCGAAGCACCTCCTCTGCGCATGGCGATAAAGCATGATCCCCATGCCGAAGCACCTCCTCTGCGCATTGAAACAAAGCCCGGCACTCCCGGAAAAGCGCCGCCGGCCCCGGAGGCAGGGCCTGTTCAGCAGAAGACTTTACCCAGGAGTTCCCCGGGCGAGGTCATAGGCCCGGTTACGCTGCGGCCTGCGGCACATCAGGCTCACCGGAAAGAAAGGGCCGCAGTCACCGAGGCGCGTCCTCCGTCAAAAGAGGGCGGAGCTTTTTCCCTTTCCAGGCTCTTTCCCATTCCCTCCCAGGAATTCCTCACCTTTTTCACCCAGATGGCCTTTCTTTACAAGACAGGGATCCCTCTCGCGCGGGGCCTCACCCTCATGGCCCAGCAGATCGGCCACGACTATTTCAGGGAGATAATAGAGGCTGTACAAAGGAAGGTTGAGCAGGGGAGCTCCTTCACGGCAGCCCTGTGCGGCTATCAGGAAATATTCTCAAAGACGTGCATCACGCTGCTCCACTCCGGAGAGGCATCGGGCCAGCTTGAGAACATGCTCTTCAAAGCGGCGGCCCTCAAGGAAAAGGAGATAAAGCTCGCGCGTCAGCTCAGCCAGGCGGCGACGTATCCTCTTGTGGTCTTTGCCGCCATAGTGATTTTTGTCGCGATTATGGGAAAAGTGCTCATGGTCAACGTGCTTCCCATACTCACCACCGGGAAAGTGAAGCTCCCCTGGTTTACCGGGCTTCTCATCGGGGGCTATAAGATTGCCAGCTCACCGCTGTTCCTTCTTGCCCTTGCCGTGCGGCCATCCTTGCCAGGGAGGCGTTATAGGTGCTCTGGGCCACATTGA
- a CDS encoding HIRAN domain-containing protein codes for MSNDIAPFAASAWMLARRSFEGGVVPLPFMRDIKLLECHVAGTSFVENILDLEGELMPSEGLILMREPRNCHDSLAILVMDRKGNKLGYIPREKNEVPARLMDAGKHLFGRLESVAWWNESYLRIEITVFMRDI; via the coding sequence ATGAGTAACGACATTGCCCCCTTTGCTGCCAGTGCCTGGATGCTCGCCAGGAGATCCTTTGAGGGAGGCGTGGTCCCTCTTCCCTTCATGAGAGACATCAAGCTGCTGGAATGCCATGTCGCAGGCACGTCCTTCGTGGAGAACATCCTTGACCTTGAAGGGGAGCTCATGCCCTCCGAAGGGCTCATCCTCATGAGAGAGCCCCGGAACTGCCACGACAGCCTGGCCATCCTTGTGATGGACAGGAAAGGAAACAAGCTGGGCTATATTCCCCGGGAAAAGAACGAGGTGCCTGCCCGCCTGATGGATGCAGGGAAGCACCTCTTCGGAAGGCTTGAGAGCGTTGCATGGTGGAATGAAAGCTATCTCCGGATTGAAATCACGGTTTTCATGCGGGATATCTAG
- a CDS encoding adenylate/guanylate cyclase domain-containing protein, whose amino-acid sequence MAENSAPPGNTHEKRMAAITDISRTINSLLDIDRILEITMDSVISLFNAERGFIMLFEEDTGDLVFRIARGMDQQNLNSPEFEISRSVVLEVARTKTPLLCYNAADDVRFKDSPSIQKFSLRAIICVPMMIKERLVGVIYIDNRLRFGAFAKEDLDFAVIFSHQAATAIENAILASDTKRLRRLFESRVSPRVVEELLSRSGDAGLLGEKRIVSVMFLDIRGFTSLSESFDPQHLVAHLNDFWEEIGEIIFREEGTLITYLGDAMMSVFGAPISRPDDALRAVRASLTIHGRMAELRQKWAAEGKPVFDIGIGVNTGEALVGDVGFSKHREYSVIGDTTNTAARLEKLNKDYSTKLIISESTYQKVAVHVVARYLGEALLKGKSQPVKVYEVAGMKR is encoded by the coding sequence ATGGCGGAAAATAGTGCACCACCAGGGAACACCCATGAAAAAAGGATGGCTGCCATTACCGATATCAGCAGGACCATCAACTCCCTGCTTGACATCGACAGGATCCTCGAGATTACCATGGACAGCGTCATCAGCCTTTTCAATGCCGAGCGGGGATTCATCATGCTCTTCGAGGAGGACACGGGCGACCTGGTCTTTAGAATCGCACGGGGTATGGATCAGCAGAACCTGAACAGCCCCGAGTTCGAGATCAGCAGGAGCGTCGTGCTGGAGGTGGCCAGGACGAAGACGCCGCTCTTATGCTACAACGCTGCCGACGACGTGAGGTTCAAGGACTCCCCGAGCATCCAGAAATTCAGCCTCAGGGCCATAATATGCGTTCCCATGATGATCAAGGAGAGACTTGTGGGCGTCATTTACATTGACAACAGGCTCAGGTTCGGCGCTTTTGCCAAGGAGGACCTGGACTTCGCCGTGATTTTCTCGCACCAGGCGGCAACGGCCATCGAGAACGCCATACTGGCCTCAGACACCAAGAGGCTCCGGAGGCTTTTCGAGAGCCGCGTGAGCCCCCGCGTCGTCGAGGAGCTCCTCTCCCGCTCCGGCGATGCCGGCCTCCTTGGCGAGAAGAGAATCGTTTCGGTGATGTTCCTGGACATCAGGGGCTTCACGAGCCTCTCCGAATCCTTTGACCCCCAGCACCTCGTGGCCCATCTCAATGATTTCTGGGAGGAGATCGGCGAGATCATCTTCCGAGAGGAAGGCACGCTCATCACGTACCTCGGCGATGCCATGATGTCGGTTTTCGGCGCCCCCATATCGCGGCCTGATGATGCGCTGAGAGCCGTGAGGGCATCGCTGACTATTCATGGAAGGATGGCGGAACTCAGGCAGAAATGGGCGGCCGAAGGGAAGCCAGTCTTTGACATAGGCATTGGCGTCAACACGGGGGAGGCCCTCGTGGGGGACGTGGGCTTTTCAAAGCACAGGGAGTACTCCGTCATCGGCGATACGACCAACACGGCGGCGAGGCTTGAGAAGCTGAACAAAGACTACTCCACGAAGCTGATCATCAGCGAGTCAACGTACCAGAAGGTCGCAGTCCACGTGGTGGCCAGGTATCTCGGCGAGGCCCTGCTCAAGGGAAAGTCGCAGCCCGTGAAAGTCTATGAGGTGGCAGGCATGAAAAGGTAG
- a CDS encoding HNH endonuclease signature motif containing protein, whose amino-acid sequence MDTLGLCFNHSVHLPDEEELLHLGDPFSSRDYEDMLLLPEPYELPSETPCRPEHLVKITREGLIPEAERLTEDITFGSIDRDERASRIDFTLCEAVRGRQALDIVLGGLLVTLKTKGVDQLGYRSMGVFATEHLSFSGRTASELMHNYELLKALPLTREAYLQGRIAKSALRFLSRVITPENESWWLAVAEERSLCDLEGEVKRALAGENAGSAPVSAGAPEAGDEGTMLYFSVPPSLALTWDFALSLFRDREHYDGPLARFVEALLANFLASGNSDPQLPALDAEGNRPIFSRLPHLRRRMRNLRISDPDEVTGQGGEREAGETPWSSIWSIFFPSWLEECRPAGEAGALSARALAGRLIRAASLRQRLDVAAGMLLRAMDERQLHRLLGFEFIEDYAGERCGFSMAQTRQFIRLAEGFRRHSLTEDAFRKGVITREQARLILPFVDPKNESQWIAYAASVPTADLREEAGRVARILEYDCLVPHTYTLLPGFRYVTDERFHELPSEVQDCIRDGSWYKGPSLTTSWPLASDDEELISSRDRRFDAPWRYFSDVDELRAAEASIKIEKNSTLCAVQEARQICTIPRGESPEETFLVDILSAGNSSQMAGSSMMIKFFLPRELYQVWNVAARAFLSHIAQAEGAENPVPPEERFLAALLADYLTTEGKFHKAAHHHKILKRDRFRCQAPGCSCRRNLHVHHIIRRSQGGTDDPWNLIVLCEACHLHLLHGLRTLTVRGKAPYGLTFIFGSVSDSEAFLVYEKGVKGEAPGREAFICNPHK is encoded by the coding sequence ATGGATACATTAGGACTCTGTTTTAATCATTCTGTGCATCTCCCCGATGAAGAAGAGCTTCTTCACCTCGGTGATCCTTTTTCTTCCCGGGATTACGAGGATATGCTCCTTCTCCCGGAGCCTTATGAACTTCCTTCGGAGACCCCCTGCAGGCCGGAGCACCTTGTCAAGATCACCAGGGAGGGCCTCATCCCCGAAGCGGAAAGGCTCACCGAGGACATCACCTTCGGCTCAATCGACAGGGATGAGCGGGCATCACGGATCGATTTCACCCTCTGTGAGGCAGTCCGCGGCCGCCAGGCGCTGGACATTGTGCTTGGGGGCCTTCTTGTCACTCTTAAAACGAAAGGGGTTGATCAGTTAGGATACCGCTCCATGGGAGTCTTCGCCACGGAGCATCTCTCGTTCTCGGGGCGCACCGCGTCGGAGCTGATGCACAACTATGAGCTCCTCAAGGCGCTCCCCCTCACCCGGGAGGCCTATCTGCAGGGCAGGATCGCAAAAAGCGCTCTGAGATTTCTCTCGAGGGTCATCACGCCTGAGAACGAGTCCTGGTGGCTCGCCGTTGCAGAGGAGCGCTCCCTCTGCGACCTCGAGGGGGAAGTGAAAAGGGCCCTCGCGGGAGAAAATGCCGGATCGGCTCCCGTTTCCGCAGGTGCTCCCGAAGCCGGAGACGAGGGCACGATGCTATATTTCAGCGTGCCCCCCTCACTTGCCCTCACCTGGGACTTCGCCCTCTCCCTCTTCCGGGACAGGGAGCACTATGACGGGCCCCTCGCCAGATTTGTCGAGGCCCTCCTTGCCAACTTCCTGGCCTCTGGAAACTCTGATCCGCAGCTTCCGGCCCTTGATGCCGAGGGAAACCGCCCCATATTCTCCCGGCTACCTCACCTCCGGAGGCGGATGAGAAACCTGCGCATAAGCGATCCCGATGAGGTCACCGGGCAGGGCGGCGAGAGAGAGGCCGGTGAGACTCCGTGGTCATCAATCTGGAGCATCTTCTTCCCGTCGTGGCTGGAAGAGTGCCGGCCGGCCGGAGAAGCCGGCGCCCTCTCCGCCAGAGCGCTCGCGGGCCGCCTCATCAGGGCCGCTTCTCTCCGCCAGAGGCTCGACGTGGCCGCGGGAATGCTCCTTCGGGCGATGGATGAGAGGCAGCTTCACCGCCTTCTCGGCTTTGAGTTCATCGAGGATTACGCAGGGGAGCGCTGCGGCTTCTCAATGGCGCAGACCCGCCAGTTCATAAGGCTCGCCGAGGGATTCCGGCGCCACTCCCTCACCGAAGACGCCTTCAGGAAGGGCGTCATCACCAGGGAGCAGGCGCGCCTCATCCTCCCCTTCGTGGACCCTAAAAATGAGTCACAGTGGATTGCCTACGCCGCGAGCGTGCCCACGGCGGACCTTCGGGAAGAGGCGGGGCGTGTCGCCCGGATCCTGGAGTATGACTGCCTGGTCCCCCACACTTACACGCTCCTTCCCGGCTTCCGCTACGTCACCGACGAGAGGTTCCACGAGCTCCCTTCGGAGGTGCAGGACTGCATACGCGATGGCTCGTGGTACAAGGGGCCCTCTCTCACCACTTCGTGGCCTCTCGCTTCAGATGACGAGGAGCTCATATCGAGCCGCGACAGGCGCTTTGATGCGCCCTGGAGGTATTTCAGCGATGTCGATGAGCTGCGCGCCGCCGAGGCCTCTATTAAAATTGAGAAAAACTCAACCCTGTGTGCGGTGCAAGAAGCCAGGCAGATCTGCACCATCCCCCGGGGCGAGAGCCCCGAAGAGACCTTCCTGGTGGACATCCTCTCGGCAGGAAACTCCTCGCAGATGGCAGGGAGCTCCATGATGATAAAATTCTTTCTCCCCCGGGAGCTTTATCAGGTCTGGAACGTGGCGGCCCGGGCTTTTCTCAGTCATATCGCTCAGGCGGAAGGCGCCGAAAACCCTGTGCCCCCGGAAGAGAGATTCCTTGCCGCGCTGCTGGCAGACTACCTCACGACAGAAGGAAAATTCCACAAGGCGGCCCATCACCACAAAATCCTGAAGCGCGACCGGTTCCGCTGCCAGGCCCCCGGCTGCAGCTGCCGCCGTAACCTCCATGTGCACCATATCATCAGGCGCTCCCAGGGAGGCACCGATGACCCCTGGAACCTCATTGTGCTCTGCGAGGCCTGCCATCTTCACCTTCTGCACGGCCTGAGAACCCTCACTGTAAGAGGTAAGGCACCCTACGGCCTCACCTTCATCTTCGGCTCCGTCTCAGACAGCGAGGCTTTCCTGGTCTATGAAAAGGGCGTCAAGGGCGAGGCGCCTGGCAGAGAGGCATTCATCTGCAATCCTCACAAATGA
- a CDS encoding response regulator, translating into MLESVRVPAEFEPVFSKAQEYVKTYFAAMQQKPQEGTIEFSGERYILVRAASLSVEFFDTVKTLYRDVGEEQAIMVAQSLLYDIAHAIGKSDARNFHSKMNLSNPVEKLSAGPVHFAYTGWAFVDIHGDSVATPDEHFCLIYDHPFSFESDSWKKTSRTSLFPVCIMNSGYSSGWCEESFGIPLVAVEILCTARGDSTCRFVMAQPSCVEKCAGKYLEKFEGQQGRVTSYEMPEFLKRKRMEEALRESGRQVADIHESISDGLFTLDENLVLLQYNSAAERLLGRKREEVLNRPLFDAFPEARGSIFEEKYRLALKEKTALAFEVDFGVSPLENWYNVRVYPHKKGITVYFQVVTEQKKAEMSLRESEEKFQLITRAAYDAIIMMDPEGRVTYWNPAAEKIFGYSKEEILGQHLHYTLAPAHYFEAYNTAFEHWKKTGEGAAIGRIVELEARHKNGTIFPIELSLSSAKTGSRWHAIGIVRDITDRKNVERQLRLAKEAADAANIAKSEFLATMSHEIRTPMNGLLGMTGLLIDTELSPQQKEYVELIRKSGDQLLSIINEILDFSKIEAGKLELEIVDFNLRDTLEDTNELLAIKAGEKDLEFSSIVDHEVPSLLRGDPVRLRQILLNLGGNAVKFTNRGEVTIHVTLERESPSEATIKFTVSDTGIGIPPDRIDRLFKSFSQVDASTTRRFGGTGLGLAISKRLCDMMGGEIAVKSTEGKGSEFSFKLTFIRQQHMVEYSQTLPDSIRSRPMLIVDDNEMNRRVLRELLGKWQCTFDEAPDARAALRKLNEAAALGKPFHIAIIDHMMPEMDGEALGRVIKSDRMIKGTKMVLLTSAGTRGRISHFQEIGFSYFLTKPLKRARLYECLFTLGGELRSPAVPASRLESSGAERLKKGRVLVVEDNIINQKVILNVLEKAGYRADTASNGIEAIKAFTMAPYDLVFMDVQMPEMDGFDATSAIRQEEEKKGGHVPIVAMTAYAMKGDKERCIEAGMDDYLSKPVHRGEMLALVEKYLAQAAGKDDSEKSIDTEKFNEGILLKLLDGDRSLLKEILDTFLDTTPPELEKMAQAFNEENFAALSKIAHSLKGAALNIGARAMGAAAESMEHHAAEGDGEKIKKLYRSLMDEYDSLALILKGIVRQ; encoded by the coding sequence ATGCTTGAATCGGTTCGCGTGCCCGCAGAGTTCGAGCCCGTTTTCTCCAAGGCCCAGGAGTATGTGAAGACCTATTTTGCCGCCATGCAGCAAAAACCACAGGAAGGGACCATTGAATTTTCCGGCGAGCGCTATATTCTCGTGAGAGCCGCCTCGCTTTCCGTGGAGTTTTTTGACACCGTGAAAACCCTTTACAGGGATGTAGGCGAAGAGCAGGCCATCATGGTGGCCCAGAGCCTCCTTTATGACATTGCCCACGCCATCGGCAAGTCCGACGCCAGGAACTTCCACAGCAAGATGAACCTCTCGAATCCCGTGGAAAAGCTCTCGGCAGGGCCTGTGCACTTTGCCTACACAGGATGGGCCTTTGTGGACATCCATGGCGATTCCGTCGCGACGCCCGACGAGCACTTCTGCCTCATCTATGATCACCCCTTCTCCTTTGAGTCAGATTCATGGAAAAAGACTTCCCGCACGAGCCTTTTTCCCGTGTGCATCATGAACTCCGGCTATTCATCGGGATGGTGCGAAGAGAGCTTCGGCATCCCCCTCGTGGCCGTCGAGATTCTCTGCACCGCCAGGGGCGATTCCACCTGCCGTTTCGTGATGGCCCAGCCCTCCTGCGTGGAAAAATGCGCCGGGAAGTACCTCGAGAAGTTCGAGGGACAGCAAGGCAGGGTCACCTCGTACGAAATGCCGGAATTCCTGAAAAGAAAACGCATGGAAGAAGCCCTGAGGGAGTCGGGCAGGCAGGTGGCCGACATTCATGAGAGCATAAGCGACGGCCTCTTCACCCTTGACGAGAACCTTGTGCTGCTGCAGTACAACAGCGCCGCGGAGAGGCTGCTGGGAAGAAAGAGGGAGGAGGTCCTCAACAGGCCTCTCTTTGACGCCTTTCCCGAGGCGAGGGGCTCAATTTTTGAAGAGAAATACCGTCTCGCCCTCAAGGAGAAGACCGCCCTTGCCTTCGAGGTAGATTTCGGCGTGAGCCCCCTCGAAAACTGGTACAACGTGCGGGTCTATCCCCACAAGAAAGGCATCACCGTCTATTTCCAGGTGGTCACCGAGCAGAAGAAGGCGGAGATGAGCCTCCGCGAGAGCGAGGAGAAATTCCAGCTCATCACGAGGGCAGCCTACGATGCCATAATCATGATGGATCCCGAGGGGCGGGTCACCTACTGGAACCCTGCCGCCGAGAAGATATTCGGCTACTCCAAGGAGGAGATACTGGGTCAGCATCTCCATTACACCCTGGCGCCCGCCCACTATTTTGAAGCCTATAACACGGCCTTTGAGCACTGGAAGAAGACCGGTGAAGGCGCCGCCATTGGGAGGATTGTTGAGCTTGAGGCCCGCCACAAGAATGGCACCATTTTCCCCATAGAGCTCTCCCTCTCTTCGGCGAAGACAGGCAGCAGGTGGCATGCAATAGGAATTGTGAGGGACATCACGGATCGCAAGAACGTGGAAAGGCAGCTCCGCCTTGCCAAGGAAGCCGCCGATGCTGCCAATATCGCCAAAAGCGAGTTCCTGGCAACCATGAGCCATGAGATCCGTACCCCCATGAATGGCCTCCTTGGCATGACAGGGCTCCTCATTGACACGGAGCTTTCACCGCAGCAGAAGGAGTACGTCGAACTGATCCGCAAGAGCGGTGATCAGCTCCTCTCAATCATCAACGAGATCCTGGACTTCTCGAAAATCGAGGCCGGCAAGCTCGAGCTGGAGATCGTGGATTTCAACCTGCGCGACACCCTGGAGGACACCAACGAGCTCCTCGCCATCAAAGCAGGCGAGAAGGATCTGGAGTTTTCCAGCATTGTGGACCACGAGGTCCCCTCCCTGCTGAGGGGAGATCCCGTGAGGCTCCGGCAGATCCTTCTCAACCTCGGGGGCAATGCCGTGAAATTCACCAATCGCGGTGAAGTGACGATACATGTGACGCTGGAGCGTGAATCGCCCTCCGAGGCCACCATAAAGTTCACCGTCTCCGACACGGGGATAGGCATCCCGCCTGACAGAATTGACAGGCTCTTCAAGTCCTTTTCCCAGGTTGACGCCTCTACGACGCGGCGCTTCGGAGGCACCGGCCTGGGGCTTGCCATATCCAAGAGGCTCTGTGACATGATGGGTGGCGAGATCGCCGTAAAAAGCACCGAGGGAAAAGGCTCGGAATTCTCTTTCAAGCTCACTTTCATCAGGCAGCAGCACATGGTGGAGTATTCGCAGACGCTTCCCGACTCCATCAGGAGCCGGCCGATGCTCATCGTCGATGACAACGAAATGAACCGGAGGGTGCTGAGGGAGCTGCTGGGCAAATGGCAGTGCACTTTCGACGAGGCGCCTGACGCAAGGGCCGCCCTCCGCAAGCTCAACGAAGCCGCGGCACTGGGAAAGCCCTTCCATATCGCCATCATAGACCACATGATGCCCGAGATGGACGGCGAAGCCCTGGGGAGGGTGATAAAAAGCGACAGGATGATAAAAGGCACCAAAATGGTGCTCCTCACCTCGGCAGGCACGAGAGGGAGAATCTCCCATTTCCAGGAGATCGGGTTCTCCTATTTCCTCACCAAGCCTCTGAAAAGGGCCAGGCTCTACGAGTGCCTCTTTACCCTCGGCGGGGAGCTGAGGTCGCCTGCCGTGCCGGCGAGCAGGCTGGAATCCTCCGGCGCCGAAAGGCTCAAAAAGGGAAGAGTGCTGGTCGTGGAGGACAACATCATCAACCAGAAAGTCATCCTGAATGTCCTGGAAAAGGCGGGCTACCGGGCCGATACTGCCAGTAACGGCATTGAAGCCATCAAGGCCTTCACCATGGCTCCCTATGACCTCGTGTTCATGGATGTGCAGATGCCGGAAATGGACGGTTTTGACGCCACTTCAGCCATCAGGCAGGAAGAGGAGAAGAAGGGAGGCCATGTCCCCATAGTGGCAATGACTGCCTATGCAATGAAAGGTGACAAGGAGCGCTGCATAGAGGCAGGCATGGATGATTACCTCTCCAAGCCCGTTCATCGCGGCGAAATGCTTGCCCTGGTGGAAAAATATCTTGCACAGGCCGCCGGCAAGGATGACTCTGAAAAGAGCATTGATACGGAAAAATTCAACGAAGGGATCCTGCTGAAGCTCCTTGACGGCGACAGGTCGCTGCTGAAAGAGATTTTAGACACCTTTCTTGACACCACGCCGCCGGAGCTTGAAAAAATGGCACAGGCCTTCAATGAAGAGAATTTCGCTGCCCTGAGCAAGATCGCCCACTCATTGAAAGGTGCCGCCTTAAATATCGGGGCCCGCGCCATGGGAGCAGCGGCAGAGTCCATGGAGCATCACGCCGCAGAAGGTGACGGGGAAAAGATCAAAAAGCTCTACAGGAGCCTTATGGATGAATATGACAGCCTTGCCCTCATTCTTAAAGGCATCGTCAGGCAGTAA